The Lycium ferocissimum isolate CSIRO_LF1 chromosome 8, AGI_CSIRO_Lferr_CH_V1, whole genome shotgun sequence DNA segment ACCCCTCATTGTAATGTATTTTTCTTGTATGTAACATCTTTTGGGACTTTGAGTCATCCTTAATTTCGGCATTTTCTTCCTTAGTTCTTGGCAGCAGGTGGAGTACCAACAAGGCTTCCCTTTGATCATAACTACGTCAAATGTCTTTACATATCTGCTATTTATTTGAACGAATGGGATGTAGTCTCGTCTGCTCTTTGCCTGATTAAAAGTTCCCCATACTTAGAATATATGGAAATTAAGGTTCTGAACCATCTCTTTTCTTATTTAGTGGCTTTCCTGTTTTCATACTTTTTATCGTCTACAACTTAGATCTTTAGATGTTTCTTTATGATGATCCTCTTGCTCTGGGGTGTCTTGAAGTGGAAGATTGTGGGGTGTGACGTTTAGTCACCTCTGGGAAGTTAACCTAGAAGGTGATCTAGCCACAAAGCCTGGGATGCAATTTATCAAGCTTTGTTAGCCAAGTCAATCGGTCAAAAATGCTGCTTGTGCCCTGGATATATTATGGTGATGATCCCTGGCAAGTATCCGAGTCTCCTCCCAAAACAAACAGTTTGTAAATGCATATCGGCGTGCATCACCTAAAGCAGAAGTAGGCTTTGATCCTAGGCCGGCTACCTGAAGCCTTTTCTCAAGATTCTTATATATCTCTATGGAgatttgatgttgttattgtccCCTAGCTAGTAACAGGGATATGGACCACCTTTTGTTACTACTCACTAtgatttttattatgttatttactTGAATtgcatttttctttgaattgcATTTTTCTTTAGTTCATTCTGTTTTTGATGCCATAATGTATTCCAGTTAACCAGATGCACAAATGCAAATTTGGTTTCGTTACTGTTTTGATTAAACTTTGCTGTGTGCTCAGTGATACCACTTAACAGTTACAATCTAACCATTCACCAGGTGTAAGTTATAATGATCCTTTCATTTTAGAGACAATCATAATCTCAAAGTTAAATAATGCTGGAACAAAAGTAGATCATATATCTATGTTGGTGTATAACATCCTTCCACTTTAAATCAGGTCTTGAGTTCAACTCCtggaaatggaaaaataatCTTGATGTGAAATACCTCTTTTAATTGGTCTTTTGCGGTGCGAATTCGGATTAGTGAGAACAATTGATTCCGGATATGGTTAAATAAAAAACCGAAAAAGTGGAAACACGTGCAAGGATTGAAGCCGAAACATCCAGTCATCAGCAAAGAATATTACAAATTTACATGTTAGAATTCAACCGCGACTTGAACTATCGTCTTCCcaatatttgaattttctaaCAAATCATTGACAATCTGTCCTTGTAACGCATTAGACAAAATGTGTATCAGTTGATTAAACTGTTGCTTGAACCATCGTCTTTGtaatcaagtaaaatctataatcttgaaaataagacaAGTTATCTATTACAACATGTAAAAATAACTTAACGACCTAAAATAATaggtaaaaattatttatataacttaaacaatTGGTCTCCAACGCCCCATTTTGAAAGTTGACATTGACATATATACCgcttatatttaatttttttctgttttgaTTCTCACCattctcccaaaaaaaaaaaaaaaaaaaaaatcacttttcaaGGTCACTTGATAATCCCTCTATCTTATAATTTGTTGTCATGTTTCTCTTTGTTGGGCTTAATGGtctaaagatactcttaacatgatgtgatattgtcacTCTTTGGGTCACGGTTTTCCCAAAGACTCACATTTTCCCAACTTCATAAAGGCCTCACAATGTATTACTTTATTCGCACATTCAACAATCTCCCCCTCAAACTAAGTTACACATGACTCATTACCATAACTCACGGGTCAGAGATTTAACATGTCTGTGTGCCACCCACACCGTCAGAGTATTTACGGTCACCGAAGCCCAAAGGCTGTGTATGCGTCTTCAAAGCTACGGGTAAAGGTTGTAAACCAGCCCATAGATAGGCAAAGGCACTAAGCCGGGCCCCACGCCACACtccgccatcttcatactcgtTCCGTcaaaccattggctctgataccagttgttgggctaaaacgatccaaagatactcttaacatgatgtgatattgtccgctttggacCAAGCCCGCACgattttccccaaaaggcctcacattaTTAAGAGTATTCAATTTCTTATAAGTagctctcttttcttttcagctactaatgtggtactttgttcgcacccTCAACACTCTTTTGTACCTTTTAAGAAGTCATAAATATCTTTTTTACTAATCtacacttttttcttttcataaataaagcTAAACCAATCATATTGGTATTTGAACAAAGTACTTGCTTGAACTCTTAAAATTAGAAAATTCTATACAATGTATAatgtttatttaaaaaaaaattaatagcacgggcaaaataagaagaaattaatcaattctattttgattttgtaaatgacaAGTATTTAATTTGTgacgaatatttttaataactttAACCATTACTATCACTATCCCGTTTTAACTGTCGTTTAGCTCAAAAAATTgtcattttaagaattcaagaatcGAGACTAAAGTTGACAATTGCCAACTATACTCTTAACATTATAGAAGCATGCACAATATTTAATAGGAAAAATCAGTCTGCTCATATTTATTACTCCATCTGCTTCAAGTTGTTTGTGTAAGTGTTTTGAGCATTTTGAGGTTaaagaatgtctctttcctaatttgacaactctttaattttaacatcttacatgacatgtttaagattaAAGTCATTTGAtacattatacatatctttagtttaagacaagaagattcaaaaatcttttttactttcttaaatttcatgcaCAGTCAaagtaaaacaaataaattaaaaaaaaagagtattttTTGCCTAATAAGCATGAAAAGACCTAAAGCGACACTTAAAATGAGACAAAAGGAGCACTATGAGATGGAGGGACTATTTCATTACAAGCTTTCTATGTAAAGGCTATTATTATTTCTGACAAATTTGGACAAGTAGAACACGTCTGTTTCTGCTGCAAATTAAACCACTTTTCACATCAGCTAGCTTGCTACctgaaataaaattgaaaaattaattgATAAAATTGTAGTGCCTTTTTATCCTTGAAAtgagctggtctttaatttttatctttaaaatagtttcgtctttagtttttgccctTTAATAACTGAACTTATGTCAAGTGGGATATAAGTTCTTTAGAAACTGAAGACAAGTCACGATATTATCTGTGGGATATTACAAACTGAAGACATGTCACGATATAATTTGTGGGATATTACGATACGAAAATATAAACACTTGTAGAACTTTTTCTTTCATACTAAACAATGaaaataacatacccagtataatccattaggtggggtctggggagggtagagtgtacgcagactttacccctattttaaaagttagagagattgtttccgatagacctaTGGCTCAAGAAAAGATGAGAAAGTAGCATTAGTAAAAGTCAGCAGTAATAAAAGCCAGTAGCAACAGCCAAATATGaaatttttgtgttatgaaggacATAAATGAAAGAGGAGCACACAAAacagggacaaaagtgcaaaagaCACAAATTAATTTGACAGTATATATATTAGTGCTTATTCTACTCTTGCAAATCTTTGAAGTGCTGTCATTTTTACTAGACATTCTGAGAGGGTTTTTGATTGCTGTCCTCTGTATCTGGTAACTTTTTTTCATCAACTTCAGCCCTTTGATTTTCTTGcagattcttttcttttttcatgcgTTCTGCTTCACTAGTGAATTTTTCTCTGTTTTTATGTGGTTTTATTACGAGCCAAAGAGaaacacttgattttgttgttttgattttccattttttaaaataataaatcttAATTAATCCTCTAGGTTATTGaagtatttatgtatatgttgttgcttgcagcctttttctttttcttcttcagttGTAGCTTGTTGAGGTTTCTATGAGAATAAACAGTTCTAGCCATTGATCCCAAATCTCGAAACTGAAAACTAGCTATTGATTGTCCTCATTTGTATCTGGtaagttttttcaaactttATCACTTTCGTGTTGATACAACCTTAGGAGAACCACACCCCAAAAGCTAGTTATTGAGTTGGGAGAGCCCGAAGCTATATAATCCCTACATCAGCTCCCCGTTTAACCAATGGGGGACTCAGGTCTCATTTCTTGCAATAATATCATGACAAATACCACTTTGGAGTGTGGTTCTCCTAAGGTTGTATCAATGGTATTAGAGCCACCCACCGCCCGTCGTGCCTTGAACGGTGACGCCGGTATTGTAGTGTTGGCCCGGGGCTAGAAATGGTCTAGCACACGACCGTCGAGGACTACTGATGCGGGGCGTGGTGGTTTGTAATGATATCATTGCAAGGAATGGGACTTGGGTCCCACATCGGTTAAATGGGGAGCTGATGTGAGGCTTATATAGCCTTGGGCTCTCTCACCTCAATGCATGTTTGTCCCGCGCTGGCATGTTAACCTCGTTGGATTTACATgttaatcttttcttattaagGAAtaaattagaaatggaaagcAAATTGCATAAGAATTTGTCATTGACCATGCCAAATTCTTTTGTGGTGTCAAGACTTTACTGACaacaataattaatatttttaatagtATTTGTCATAAAGCTATTCCTCTTCTTTCCATTTTCGATTAGATTATATGTACCACATATTGTCTCACAATTCACAAATCATGAAAGAAATGAGTAAACTCAAACTTTGTTACATGTGAATTGCTCAgatatataaattattaaaagtATTAAGTCGCAATAAAATCTAGATGCGTTTCTTAATATAAAGCTTCTTGTCACATATCTATGTTTTAAGAACCAATGAGGCATACTATTTGAATTAGCATCAACTCATACACAACAATAAATGACATTCGTTCATGAAAAGAAACTCATAATAATTCAAAAAGATAATTGGAGAACCAAAAGACTATACGAAAGCTAACTATTCACAGATTTTAAGTAAATTCCATATACATGCAAAGAAATTGTGGATAACCTAACTCCTTAAATAGAAATTTTTTTATAGTCAACAATTAAAATTCATGGGAGGAAGATCTCCATGATCATATCTTGAAAACTTTACTTCTAATAATCAAATGGTCGCAattgttataaaaaataactaaaatgtTAGAATTGATGGATAAGCCGAAAGACAAATGCACTCCCCTATTCCAAGAATGAAACATCTAAAATGGAGCGCCAATTAATTCCGGTATGGTATGTATTTTCACTGAATGCGGCAACCATGACTAAATCTATCTTCATCCGAAATATTATACTATTAAACAAATATTGTTGACACAAATGATTCAGAAAATGAAATCACGGCAGCACCACCCTCTTTTTCTGAGTAGCGGGACTCATCAATGAATTTCCCCGTTTATCAAATACACCTCTAGTCACCGCGTCACGGGGTGAAAAGCATGGCACAGTGAGATAATTGATATAAGAACTGTTATTTCTATCTAAATAACATGTCATTGCACCAGTTACTAATAGACTCTACTCAGTCTAGTATAGTAGTATGAAGCTTACTCTGTTATAAAATAAACAATATTTGTAACGTTGAGTAAAAAGAAGCCCATAAATCGTAGGCATTACAAAATATTACTTCTACTTCCTAGATTCTATGTATGGGTATACATTTTCTTGATCAATCTGTCCATATCACCAAATATTTGCAAATCTTTGCAGGGATGCCGTTTTTAATTAACTTTCTgagaacaacaaccaacacaggAGCAAAGGTGCAGAAGAGGGTTTTTGTAGCTTCCAACTGAGAGATGCCTAAACTTAAAACCAAATCCTGCCGTTGATTGCCGTCATTTGTAATTGTATCTGCATCGCATTGTTTGAACTGAAATCTGGCTGTCTGGTAAGTTTTTTCAACTTCTTCCCTTCGATTTTCCTGCAAATTCtattcatttttcatgtgttctGCTTCACTTGTTATTTGCCGTTCATTGTGGATTTTTCTCTGTTTTATGTGGTTTTCAAGAGAGTAGTGATTTTGACCGGTATTACGAGCTAAagagaaaaacttgtttttgttgtttttccatttttttaataataaatctTAAATAAACCCTTAGGTTATTGAAGTCGTtatgtatgtgttgttgttagcagcctttctttttcttctttcggTTGTAGCATGTTGAGGTTTCCATGTGAATAACAGTTCTAACGATTGATAACAAATCTCAAAACTGAAACCTATTCATTGATTGTCCTCGATTGTATCTGGTAAGCTTTTTCAACTCATCACTTTCGCACAGATTCTTTTAAGCTACTATGCATATTTAGCTTTCCAAATTTTAGCTGTAAAACTATTACTAGTTTGGATGCCCAATCTTGACATAGCTGTGGAAACAGCCACTGACCTGACCTTGTTTTTCAACCATGCCTAAAATTGGGTACTCTtactgtttcaatttgtttgtcttacttacctttttagtccttttaaaaaagaatgtctctttccttttttggcaacatattaatttcaactttccatacGTTATGTTTAAGACCATAGAATTAAATGACATTTTGatacattctacatatctttagtttaagaccacgagattcaaaagtcttatttactttcttaaactccgtgccaagtcaaaagtcaaaaccagacaaacaaattgaaacggagggagtattatttttctCCTAATCTTGTTGCTATAAATGTGAGTTTCTATTGATGTAATGTGTTATTGCTAGCagtggtctttttttttttttcctttttcagttGTTGCATGTTGAGGTTTCTATGTGAATAACAGTTCTATCCTGTTaggattttttttccttatcttcattttcttatttactttctgcAGATTTCAATTGGATAGTATTGTTTCAAGATGTCTCCTAGTGGCCAAAAACGTGCTTGTCAAAGCGTTCCTGTGGATAGACTTAGTATCCTTCCTGATAAAGCAATCGATAATATTCTAATGCGTTTGCCTTTACGAGAAGCTGTAAGGACTAGCATCTTAGCCAAGACTTGGAGATATATATGGTGCAGGCTTCCACAGTTGGAACTTGATGAATCTCTTTGGAACCTGTCACAAAGTTCTGACCCTACTCCTCGATTTAAAGACATTGTCTATCACTTTTTGACCCTTCACGAAGGACCAGTTACTAAGTTTACCCTCTCTATTCCTAATCTTAAGAGCTATCCTAAGCTTGACAACTTGATATATTTTCTCTCTAGAAATGACATTCAACATCTTGTTCTTGAACTTCCTCCGGTCCCGGGTGACAGATACAAGTTGCCTCCTTCAATTTTCACATGTTTGCAGTTGAGGAATTTGACTCTTGAGAGTTGCTTAATACCGCTTCCTCCACCAGCCTTCAAAGGATTTGATAAGTTAATCAGCCTGGAATTATCTTACGTCAAAATTCCTTCTAAGTTTCTCAAAAGTTTAATTTCTAGTTGCCCGCTGCTTGACAAGTTGGTGCTGCGACTAGCAGAAAGTTCATACGTTATTGAAATTAATGCTCCCATGCTGAAATCCTTTCATTTCTTTGGCGATATAAGATGTATCTGTTTGAAAACTATTCCTCGTTTGTCTAAACTTTCACTTTGGTGTTGCGAATATCTTGAGAGGTCGGGAAAGTTTGATATTGCCAAGTTTTTTGAGCCTATTTCTGATCTTGACGATCTCCACTTGGATAACCATTGTGTTGAGGTAAATGTGCTTCATCACTTTATTTGGCATGCATTTTCAATGATTGcacattttttttggtttgagtCATCCTGATTTTGGTATCATCTTCGTAGTTTTTAGCAAGAGTTGGTGG contains these protein-coding regions:
- the LOC132067768 gene encoding F-box/FBD/LRR-repeat protein At1g13570-like, which translates into the protein MSPSGQKRACQSVPVDRLSILPDKAIDNILMRLPLREAVRTSILAKTWRYIWCRLPQLELDESLWNLSQSSDPTPRFKDIVYHFLTLHEGPVTKFTLSIPNLKSYPKLDNLIYFLSRNDIQHLVLELPPVPGDRYKLPPSIFTCLQLRNLTLESCLIPLPPPAFKGFDKLISLELSYVKIPSKFLKSLISSCPLLDKLVLRLAESSYVIEINAPMLKSFHFFGDIRCICLKTIPRLSKLSLWCCEYLERSGKFDIAKFFEPISDLDDLHLDNHCVEFLARVGGAVSKRLPFDLNCVKRLYLHCSYLGKLDIISCAFCLIRSFPCLQYMEIKVVDYNDNNIPALECLEVEAFSDVIFDHLREVKLRNTVGSKREMQLIKLLLAKSPVLVKMVIEASWFVKTSATIKILKELTKFQRASPRAEVVYR